The genomic window GTCGTCACGATTACAAAGATCATCGTAAGACAAAAGAACGTAATGGAAAACCAAAAGGGAAAGGGAAAGCAAAAAATAAAAATAAAGAACGTAATTTTACCATTCGTCAAAAATAAGAAAAGCCATCTTCAAGATGGCTTTTTTGTTTTCTAATTATGAGATTTGGTATAATGAAATTATTAATAGAAAGGGGGAACTAGCATGAAATTAACTGTTCTTGGCTCAAGTGGAGCTTATCCAAGTCAAACCAATGGAACGACTTCTTTTTTACTTCAAAGTGAGGATTTCTCTTTATTAATCGATGCAGGAAGCGGCTCTTTTGTACAATTAGAAAAGAAATTAGATCCATTAAAATTAGATGCCGTTCTTTTATCTCACTATCATGGAGATCATATTGCTGATTTACAAGTATTACAATATTATCGTCAATTAAATCGAGGAGTAGAAACTCCTATTTTACCTATTTATGGAAATGATGAAGATGAATGTCATTTTAAATTACTAACAATTCCTGAAGTTTCTCAAGGCTATGCTTATCAAGAGGGAGAAAATATAAAAATTGGTCCATTTTCTATTTCCTTTATGAAAACTATTCACCCAGTTCCTTGTTTTGCTTTTCGTATTGAAGAAGTGAAAACAGGAAAAATCTTTGTCTTTACAGGAGACAGTGGCTATATGGAAAGATGGCCAGAATTTGCCAAAGATGCAGATTTATTTTTAGCAGATACTTTCTTTTATACAGGAAATGAAAAGAATGCCTTTCACTTTACTGCTAAAGAGACAGGGGAAATTGCTAAAGCTGCAAAAGTAAAACATGTGGTTGCTACTCACCTTAAAGAAGGTATGGATGAAAAACGTTTAGTAACAGAAATTGAAAATGCCAGTGACTTCCAAATGGTAGTAGATGTTGCTCATCCAAATGATAGTTACGAAATTTAAGGAGGATTCAATAATGAAAATGATTTATATTCCGAATGAAGAACATAATCCACGCTTAAACTTAGCGATGGAAACTTATTTATTAGAAGAGAAAGATTGGGATGAATCCGTTGTTTTCTTCTATATTAACTCTCCGTCAGTGATTATCGGACGTAATCAAAATACAATTGAAGAAATTAATGAAGAATATATCAAAGAACATCATATCGATGTGGTTCGCCGTATGAGTGGTGGAGGTGCAGTTTACCATGATTTTGGGAACTTAAACTTTAGTTTTATTTTACCAAGCTCTGATCACTTTATGGATTTTGAAACATTAACTGCTCCAATTGTGAAAGCAATTCGTGATTTAGGTGTAGAAGATGTTCATCTTTCAGGAAGAAATGACCTTTTAATTGGAGATCGAAAATTCTCTGGTAACGCGATGTATAAGAAAAAAAATCGTATCGTTTGTCATGGAACTCTTTTATTCAATAGTGATTTAACCGTAGTTAACGATGCATTAAAAGTAGATCCTTCTAAATTGAAAACCAAAGGAATTCGCTCAGTAAAATCTCGTGTGACAAATATTTTACCTCATTTACCAAAAAAGAAACAAAATTTAACGACAGAACAATTCCGAGATGAAATCTTGAAGTCTATTTTTGAAGTTGCTGATTTAAAAGAAATTCCAATTTATGTTTTTACCAATGAAGATTGGAAACATATTGATAAAATTGCCCAAGAATATTATGAAAATTGGGACTGGAATTATGGAGCTTCTCCTGATTTTAATACAAAATATAAACATCGTTTCCCAACAGGATCTGTCGATGTACGTTTATTAATTAAAGGAAATACAATTGAGCAAGCCCACTTCTATGGAGATTTCTTTGGTAGTGAAGATGTCGAAAAAATTGCGAAAGCATTAGAAGGATGTGCTTATTCAAAAGAAGCAATTATGGATCGTTTAGCTGATATTCCAGTAGAATTATTCTTTGGAAGTAGCGTAACAAAAGAAGAGGTAGCAGACTTAATTTTAGGAAATCTAGTAGAAAAATAACAAAAAATAATAAATGTATAAAATATAATCTTTTTCTAATCAAAATATAATTATTTTATTTATAAAAGAAACAGAATAAGATAAAAAGAAACAGAATTTATACATATAGAACAAAGTTATCATTATTTCTATGAAACAGTGATATTTTTTTGTTTGAAAGCTAAAGATGTAAATTAATGAAAAAATGAAGGTTGATGGAAGGAGATTCTGAAGTCAACCTTTCTTTTTTGAATTCGCTTATATATTGGTATTTTAATAAGAATATATAGTGATATTAATAATGATTAATATATATATTTTTGTTATTTATATATGAAAGAAATAAAGAAAGATAAGAAGTGAAAATAAGGGTTGGAAATTGCATCTAGTTTTACAAAAAAATTTTTTTTCGCTACAATAAAACTAGATTTTAAATAACTAATCGTTGAAAATGCTAAATTATAAGTTAGACATATGATGATCAAGTAAAGGAGGATTTGAGTTATGGGAGAACAACACAGTAAACAAAAATTAACATTAATTCCATTAGTATTAATGATTTTTACTTCTGTTTATGGGTTTGCAAACATTCCTCGTGCCTTTTGGCTGATGGGATATAGCTCAATTATTTTTTATGTTTTAGCAGCAATTTTATTCTTTATTCCTTACGCATTCATGCTATCAGAATTTGGTGCTGCCTTTAAAGATTCTAAAGGTGGAATTTATTCTTGGATGGCTGAATCTTATAAACCACGTTTTGCGTTTATTGGAATGTTCATGTGGTACATTTCTTACGTAATTTGGATGGTAAACGTAGGAACTTCAATTTGGGTTCCTTTATCAAATATTATTTTTGGTGAAGATAAAACACAAACTTGGAGTCTATTTGGTTTGAATAGTGTTCAAACTTTAGCGATTTTAGGAATTTTATTTGTTATTGTAGTTACTTGGATTGCGAGCCACGGAATTGAAAAAATCAAAAAATTCACTTCTGTAGGTGGTGCTGCCACAGCATTAATTAACTTAGTAGTATTAGCTTGTGGTGTAGTTATTTTAGTGAAAAATGGTCACATGGCTGAACCATTATCATTCCAAGCTTTCTTACATTCACCAAACCCTGGATATCAAAATCCATTATCTGTTTTATCATTCTTAGTATTTGCTATTTTTGCTTATGGTGGATTAGAGGTTGTCGGTGGTTTAGTAGATGAAACTGAAAAACCAGAAAAAACATTCCCGAAAGCAGTGTTATTATCTGCGATTATTATCGCTGTCGGATATTCACTATTAATCTTCATCATGGGCGCATTTACAAATTGGGACTTTGCTTTCCAAAAATTTGCTAATGGTGAAGTAACAATGGCGAACGTAGCTTATGTAGCGTTAAACAACATGGGTTACCAAATGGGATTAGCCTTTGGTGCTGCTGATCATACAGCGATGATTGTCGGTCAATGGTTTGCTCGTTATGTAGGTATTTCAATG from Catellicoccus marimammalium M35/04/3 includes these protein-coding regions:
- a CDS encoding MBL fold metallo-hydrolase produces the protein MKLTVLGSSGAYPSQTNGTTSFLLQSEDFSLLIDAGSGSFVQLEKKLDPLKLDAVLLSHYHGDHIADLQVLQYYRQLNRGVETPILPIYGNDEDECHFKLLTIPEVSQGYAYQEGENIKIGPFSISFMKTIHPVPCFAFRIEEVKTGKIFVFTGDSGYMERWPEFAKDADLFLADTFFYTGNEKNAFHFTAKETGEIAKAAKVKHVVATHLKEGMDEKRLVTEIENASDFQMVVDVAHPNDSYEI
- a CDS encoding lipoate--protein ligase, which encodes MIYIPNEEHNPRLNLAMETYLLEEKDWDESVVFFYINSPSVIIGRNQNTIEEINEEYIKEHHIDVVRRMSGGGAVYHDFGNLNFSFILPSSDHFMDFETLTAPIVKAIRDLGVEDVHLSGRNDLLIGDRKFSGNAMYKKKNRIVCHGTLLFNSDLTVVNDALKVDPSKLKTKGIRSVKSRVTNILPHLPKKKQNLTTEQFRDEILKSIFEVADLKEIPIYVFTNEDWKHIDKIAQEYYENWDWNYGASPDFNTKYKHRFPTGSVDVRLLIKGNTIEQAHFYGDFFGSEDVEKIAKALEGCAYSKEAIMDRLADIPVELFFGSSVTKEEVADLILGNLVEK
- the yjeM gene encoding glutamate/gamma-aminobutyrate family transporter YjeM, with translation MGEQHSKQKLTLIPLVLMIFTSVYGFANIPRAFWLMGYSSIIFYVLAAILFFIPYAFMLSEFGAAFKDSKGGIYSWMAESYKPRFAFIGMFMWYISYVIWMVNVGTSIWVPLSNIIFGEDKTQTWSLFGLNSVQTLAILGILFVIVVTWIASHGIEKIKKFTSVGGAATALINLVVLACGVVILVKNGHMAEPLSFQAFLHSPNPGYQNPLSVLSFLVFAIFAYGGLEVVGGLVDETEKPEKTFPKAVLLSAIIIAVGYSLLIFIMGAFTNWDFAFQKFANGEVTMANVAYVALNNMGYQMGLAFGAADHTAMIVGQWFARYVGISMFLALGGAYFTIIFSPLKQLIEGTPKELWPAKWSQVNKHGMPVHAMKWQAIIVIAIIAVVSFGGSTASKFFDILVAMTNVSMTLPYMFIAFTFLGFKKKTEIKKPFELYKKPWQAKLAVVVVLLVVGFANAFTIIEPAIHGDIAKTLFSIAGPLIFGIIAFVMFTRYEKKYGKQG